A section of the Phaseolus vulgaris cultivar G19833 chromosome 8, P. vulgaris v2.0, whole genome shotgun sequence genome encodes:
- the LOC137827301 gene encoding glucan endo-1,3-beta-glucosidase 2 isoform X2 yields MPHPTQVVALLKAQQIRHVRLYDADQAMLLALAKTGIEVVVTVPNEELLAIGQSNSTAANWVSRNVVAHYPATNITAICVGSDVLTSLPNAAKVLVSAIKYIHSALVASNLDRQVKVSTPLSSSIILDSFPPSQAFFNRSLNPVLDPLLDFLQSTGSYLMLNIYPYYDYMRSNGVIPLDYALFKTLPPNKEAVDSNTLLHYTNVFDAMVDAAYFAMAFLNYSNIPVVVTESGWPSKGGSNEPDATVDNANTYNSNLIKHVFNKTGTPKHPGIAVSTYIYELYNEDTKPGPISEKNWGLFDSNGAPVYILRLTESGALLANDTSNQTFCIAKDGADPKMLQAALDWACGPGKVECSPLLQGQPCYEPDNVIAHANYAFDTYYHKMGKTPDACDFNGVATISTSDPSHGSCLFPGSLGKNGTLGNFTAPSMNSTNSDSSAYNLGNCDLRIRSLLMVTGFLIWGVVLL; encoded by the exons ATGCCACACCCTACTCAAGTGGTAGCTCTACTTAAAGCCCAGCAAATACGGCATGTTAGACTGTATGATGCCGACCAAGCTATGCTCCTTGCACTAGCGAAGACGGGCATTGAAGTTGTTGTGACTGTACCTAATGAAGAGCTCCTAGCAATTGGTCAATCGAATTCCACAGCTGCCAACTGGGTTTCCCGCAATGTGGTAGCACATTATCCAGCCACCAATATCACAGCCATTTGTGTTGGTTCTGATGTTTTAACTTCCCTCCCAAATGCGGCAAAAGTACTTGTCAGCGCCATTAAGTACATTCATTCAGCCCTTGTTGCTTCGAATCTTGATCGCCAAGTTAAAGTTTCGACACCCCTTTCCTCTTCCATCATCCTTGATTCATTTCCACCTTCCCAGGCTTTCTTTAACAGATCACTCAATCCAGTTTTAGACCCTCTACTTGATTTCTTGCAATCCACTGGATCTTATCTAATGCTGAACATTTACCCTTACTATGACTACATGAGATCAAATGGAGTGATTCCATTAGACTATGCACTCTTCAAAACTCTCCCTCCCAACAAAGAAGCTGTCGATTCAAACACCCTTCTTCACTACACCAATGTCTTTGATGCCATGGTTGATGCTGCATACTTTGCCATGGCTTTTCTGAACTACAGCAACATTCCTGTAGTAGTGACCGAGTCAGGGTGGCCCTCTAAAGGTGGCTCCAACGAACCTGATGCAACTGTAGACAATGCCAACACTTACAACAGCAATCTGATCAAGCATGTGTTCAACAAAACCGGAACTCCCAAACATCCTGGAATTGCTGTTAGTACTTACATCTATGAGCTCTACAACGAGGATACGAAGCCAGGGCCTATATCTGAGAAGAACTGGGGACTATTTGATTCAAATGGAGCACCTGTCTACATTCTTCGCTTGACAGAATCAGGGGCACTCCTAGCAAATGATACCAGTAACCAAACCTTCTGCATTGCAAAAGATGGTGCTGACCCGAAGATGCTGCAGGCTGCATTAGATTGGGCATGTGGACCAGGCAAGGTCGAATGCTCTCCATTGCTGCAAGGGCAACCATGCTATGAACCAGACAATGTGATTGCTCATGCAAATTATGCTTTTGACACTTACTATCATAAGATGGGAAAAACTCCCGATGCATGTGACTTCAACGGTGTAGCTACCATCTCTACCTCAGATCCAA GTCATGGTTCTTGTTTATTTCCTGGAAG TCTTGGCAAAAATGGCACCTTAGGTAACTTCACAGCTCCATCCATGAATTCTACAAATTCAGATTCCTCGGCCTACAACCTTGGCAACTGTGACTTGAGAATTAGAAGTCTTCTAATGGTAACAGGATTTCTAATATGGGGAGTGGTTTTGCTATGA
- the LOC137827301 gene encoding glucan endo-1,3-beta-glucosidase 2 isoform X1, translating to MAVHFLLLLFAVSLVVADDEAFIGVNIGTDLSDMPHPTQVVALLKAQQIRHVRLYDADQAMLLALAKTGIEVVVTVPNEELLAIGQSNSTAANWVSRNVVAHYPATNITAICVGSDVLTSLPNAAKVLVSAIKYIHSALVASNLDRQVKVSTPLSSSIILDSFPPSQAFFNRSLNPVLDPLLDFLQSTGSYLMLNIYPYYDYMRSNGVIPLDYALFKTLPPNKEAVDSNTLLHYTNVFDAMVDAAYFAMAFLNYSNIPVVVTESGWPSKGGSNEPDATVDNANTYNSNLIKHVFNKTGTPKHPGIAVSTYIYELYNEDTKPGPISEKNWGLFDSNGAPVYILRLTESGALLANDTSNQTFCIAKDGADPKMLQAALDWACGPGKVECSPLLQGQPCYEPDNVIAHANYAFDTYYHKMGKTPDACDFNGVATISTSDPSHGSCLFPGSLGKNGTLGNFTAPSMNSTNSDSSAYNLGNCDLRIRSLLMVTGFLIWGVVLL from the exons ATGGCTgtgcattttcttcttctgcttTTTGCAGTGTCTCTTGTTGTAGCTGATGACG AAGCATTTATTGGAGTGAACATTGGAACAGATCTCTCTGATATGCCACACCCTACTCAAGTGGTAGCTCTACTTAAAGCCCAGCAAATACGGCATGTTAGACTGTATGATGCCGACCAAGCTATGCTCCTTGCACTAGCGAAGACGGGCATTGAAGTTGTTGTGACTGTACCTAATGAAGAGCTCCTAGCAATTGGTCAATCGAATTCCACAGCTGCCAACTGGGTTTCCCGCAATGTGGTAGCACATTATCCAGCCACCAATATCACAGCCATTTGTGTTGGTTCTGATGTTTTAACTTCCCTCCCAAATGCGGCAAAAGTACTTGTCAGCGCCATTAAGTACATTCATTCAGCCCTTGTTGCTTCGAATCTTGATCGCCAAGTTAAAGTTTCGACACCCCTTTCCTCTTCCATCATCCTTGATTCATTTCCACCTTCCCAGGCTTTCTTTAACAGATCACTCAATCCAGTTTTAGACCCTCTACTTGATTTCTTGCAATCCACTGGATCTTATCTAATGCTGAACATTTACCCTTACTATGACTACATGAGATCAAATGGAGTGATTCCATTAGACTATGCACTCTTCAAAACTCTCCCTCCCAACAAAGAAGCTGTCGATTCAAACACCCTTCTTCACTACACCAATGTCTTTGATGCCATGGTTGATGCTGCATACTTTGCCATGGCTTTTCTGAACTACAGCAACATTCCTGTAGTAGTGACCGAGTCAGGGTGGCCCTCTAAAGGTGGCTCCAACGAACCTGATGCAACTGTAGACAATGCCAACACTTACAACAGCAATCTGATCAAGCATGTGTTCAACAAAACCGGAACTCCCAAACATCCTGGAATTGCTGTTAGTACTTACATCTATGAGCTCTACAACGAGGATACGAAGCCAGGGCCTATATCTGAGAAGAACTGGGGACTATTTGATTCAAATGGAGCACCTGTCTACATTCTTCGCTTGACAGAATCAGGGGCACTCCTAGCAAATGATACCAGTAACCAAACCTTCTGCATTGCAAAAGATGGTGCTGACCCGAAGATGCTGCAGGCTGCATTAGATTGGGCATGTGGACCAGGCAAGGTCGAATGCTCTCCATTGCTGCAAGGGCAACCATGCTATGAACCAGACAATGTGATTGCTCATGCAAATTATGCTTTTGACACTTACTATCATAAGATGGGAAAAACTCCCGATGCATGTGACTTCAACGGTGTAGCTACCATCTCTACCTCAGATCCAA GTCATGGTTCTTGTTTATTTCCTGGAAG TCTTGGCAAAAATGGCACCTTAGGTAACTTCACAGCTCCATCCATGAATTCTACAAATTCAGATTCCTCGGCCTACAACCTTGGCAACTGTGACTTGAGAATTAGAAGTCTTCTAATGGTAACAGGATTTCTAATATGGGGAGTGGTTTTGCTATGA